The genomic stretch TTTTTCGGTGGCTTTCCTCAAAACAGTCTTTAGGAGCGAGTGCTTATGAATCGCTTGCTATTGTAGTGTGGTTTGTAATTATTGGTTATCTTGTGCTTGAGCGTTTTGCTGACTTAAAGACACTGGGAATGTTTGTAACCTCTCTTGCTTGCATTTTTTTAATAAAAGCATGGAGTTATTATCATCTGCCTGGACCCAGGATGGAAGTGTTGCAGGGTTCTTTTATAAGTGCTCATTTTATGTCAATGTTTGTGGCTTCGGCTGCCTTTGCGATAGCCGCGGGAGCTGCCATTCTTTATCTTTTGCAGGAGTGGCATTTTAAAAGAAAAAAGTCAGATTCAATTCTTGCAAGGCTTCCTTCTTTGCAGGTTTTAGATGATGTTGGATATAAATCGGTCATTGTTGGCTTCTTATTTTTAACTACTACTCTTATAACGGGAGCAATAAGGGCTTATCAGATTTGGGGGACTTTTTTTGATGCTATTGTAATAGCTACTTTTTTAACGTGGGTAATTTATGTTTTTTACTTAGTGTTAAGGGTTGCGGCTGGTTGGATGGGAAAGAGATCAGCAATTCTGGCTTTAGTTGGTTTTTTGTTTGTCATAAGCATAAGATTTTTAATAGTGCCCTACATGAGTTTTTTACACGGTTTCAAAGGATAAAAAACGGGCTCTCCAGAGTTAAGATAAGTTTGTTCTTTTTAATTCTGGCAGGCTTTTTTATTAAAGCGAGTTTGTAAGGAGAATTTAATGACATATTATCCGGTTTACCTTAATTTAAAAAATAAAAAGTGTGTTGTGGTGGGCGGCGGGAATGTTGCGGAGAGAAAGGTTTTAGCTCTCATTGATTGCGGAGCCAAGGTTACCGTAATAAGCCCCAAGTTAACCAAGCTGCTTGAAAGATTAAAATCCGAAGGGAAAATCGAACATATAGGACGGGAATATGAAAAAGGTGATTTAAAAGGAGCTTTTGTTGTAATCGGGGCAACTGACAATTCTTCGGTAAATAAGGAAATTTACAAAGAGGCGAGCGCTTTAAATCTTTTAGTAAATATAGTGGATGTTCCGGAGATATGTAATTTTATTGTTCCTTCACTTGTGCGAAGAGGCGATTTGACGATAAGTATTTCAACTTCGGGAAAAGCTCCTGCTTTGGCCAAGAAGATTCGCCTTAAACTTGAGAAAGAATTTGGGCCTGAATATGAGCCATACCTTAATTTGCTGGGAGAGATAAGGGAAAAGATTAAAGAGAAGTATGATTTGGCTGATGAGCGAAACAAAGCATGGGGCAGAATTTTAGAGTCCAATATTCTTAAGTTAATAAGAGACGGAAAAGACGAGCTTCTTAAGGAGATAATTAAAGAGTGCATATAATAGTTGTAGGGTTGAGCCACAAAACGGCTCCAGTTGAGATAAGAGAAAAATTAACATTTCCGCTTCAAGACCAAGAAGGGCCTCTTCAGCATTTAGTTTCGTATGAGAGCATAGCCGAAGGAGTTATTCTTTCGACATGTAATCGTACTGAAATTTATGTTCTTGCGTCAGATTTAAATAAAGGCAAAGCTGACATTTTGAATTTTTTAAGCAGTTTCTGTGATTTGGATCAAGATAAAATATTGAATTACCTTTATTTTAAACATCAAGAAAAGGCCGTTCATCACCTGTTTATGGTTGTCTCCAGTCTCGACTCGATGGTTGTAGGCGAGGCCCAGATTTTAGGCCAAGTGAAAGACGCTTACCAGTGTGCTTTTGAAAATCAAGCAACAAGCACCATTTTTAACAGACTTTTTAGGGAAACTTTATCGGTAGGGAAAAAAGTTAGAACGGAAACAGGAATTGGAGAGAATGCGGTTTCAATAAGTTATGCTGCTGTTCAACTTGCCAAGAAAGTTTTTGGAAACTTAAACGGCCATACCGTTCTTGTCATGGGGGCGGGAGAAATGAGCGAGCTTACGGCTCAGCATCTTATGGCAAACGGAGTGAACTCTGTTTTGGTGACAAACAGAACGCATGAAAGGGCTGTAGACCTTGCTAAAAAATTCAACGGCAAAGCAATAGGGTTTGATGATTATCATAACTATTTACAAGATGCTGATATCGTCATAAGTTCTACGGGGGCCCCACACTATGTTATCCATAGAGATGTGGTCGCGGAAGCGATGCGTAAACGCAAAAATAAGCCCATTTTTTTCATCGACATAGCTGTTCCCAGAGATATTGAGCCGGAGGTTGGTGAACTCTACAACGTTTTTCTTTATGATATCGATGATTTGCAATCCGTGGTAAATACCAATTTGGCGGAGCGTAATAAGGAAGCAGTAAAGGCCAAACGGATTATAGACAAAGAGTTAAACAAGTTTATTTCCTGGGTTAATTCTTTAGAGGTGGTTCCCACGATTTCGGCCTTAAAACGAGAAGCAGAAGAGATAAGAGCAAGCGAGACGGAAAAAATTCTTTCTAAAATGCAAGATATTTCTTCAAAAGACAAAAATCTTATAAATACGCTTACCAGCGCAATTGTAAACAAGTTACTGCACAAACCGATAGTTTCTTTAAAAGAAAGCAGCAATAGAAAAGATGGTTATATCTACACCGAATCAGCGAGATACTTATTTGGGCTAAATGATGATGAAAACGAGGAGCAATAAGTGGCTAAAAAAGAAATTGTAATCGGGACACGTGGCAGCAGACTTGCTTTGTGGCAAGCGAACTTTGTTGCTGAGAGCTTAAAGCAGTTTACCGATGCTGAAATTATAATTAAAAAAATAAAGACACAGGGTGATAAAATACTTGATTCTCCCCTGGCAAAAATTGGAGATAAGGGGCTTTTTGTTAAAGAGATTGAAGTGGCTTTAAGTACAGGGGAAGCTGATTTGGCGGTGCACAGCATGAAAGATGTGCCAACTGAATTGCCCGTTGGTTTAAAGATATCCTCAATTTTAAAAAGAGAAGATCCCAGAGACGTGCTTATATCCAAAGGAGGAGTTTGCCTTTCTGATTTACCGAAGGGTTCTAAGGTTGGCACAAGCAGCTTAAGAAGAAAGGCCCAATTATTAAACTTTCGTCCTGATTTAAAAATTGTTGATGTTCGCGGGAACATAGATACACGGTTACAAAAAATGGAATCAGGTGAGTTTGACGCAATAATATTGGCGGCTGCCGGGATAGACAGGATGGGCTGGGCCGATAAAATTACTGAAAGAATAGCGATGGAGATTAGTCTTCCCGCGGTTGGTCAAGGAGCAATTGGGATTGAGACAAGGGAAAGCGATGATATAATCAACAAACTGGTCGAAAAAATTAACCATGTGTCTACTTTTACTGCAGTTGCCGCGGAGCGTGCCATGATGAAGAAGCTCGAAGGGGGTTGTCAAATTCCTATTGGAGCCCTTGGGGTTTTAGAGGAGAACTGCATTAACCTGTGGGGCATGGTGGCCAGCTTAGATGGAAAAAGATTAATAAGAGATTTTGTTTCCGGCAAATCATCTGAAGCTGAAGAGTTAGGAATTAAACTGGCTGAGCAGATGATTAAAAGTGGAGCCAAAGAGATATTAAAGGAGATAAGAGAAAGTGGATAGCTTTTAGCAGATGCCCAAACTTTCCCTCCCCCTTGACGGGGGAGGATTAACCTGCCTGCCGGTAGGCAGGGGTGGGGGTGAACTCCCGACTAAGAGACTACCGACTCCCGATAAGGGCTCGAAGTAAATAGCAGATTTAGAGATAGAGGTAAAAATGAAGAAAAAAACAGGTAAAGTATATTTAATTGGTGCCGGTCCGGGCAATCCTAAATTAATAACCTTAAAAGGGATGGAATGCATAAAAGAGGCGGATGTTGTGGTCTATGACTATTTGGCTAATCCGCGTTTGCTGGCTTTTGCTAAACCGGATGCTGGAATGATTTATGTTGGAAAAAGTGGGCGCGCGCACACTATGGAGCAAGAAGACATAAATCGTCTTTTAGTTAATAAGGCCAAAGAAGGCAATGTAGTGGCGAGATTAAAAGGTGGAGACCCTCTCGTTTTTGGGCGAGGGGGAGAAGAAGCGTTGGCGCTTGCCGAGAATGATATTTTGTTTGAATTTGTTCCCGGGATATCATCGGCTTATGCTGTTCCTGCTTATGCAGGTATTCCGGTAACACATCGGGGAATTTCATCTTCAGTTGCTTTCATTACGGGGCATGAAGACCCGACTAAACCCGATAGTGATATAGATTGGGAAAAATTGGCTGGTGGAGTAGGCACATTGGTTTTTCTTATGGG from Candidatus Oleimmundimicrobium sp. encodes the following:
- the hemA gene encoding glutamyl-tRNA reductase; the encoded protein is MHIIVVGLSHKTAPVEIREKLTFPLQDQEGPLQHLVSYESIAEGVILSTCNRTEIYVLASDLNKGKADILNFLSSFCDLDQDKILNYLYFKHQEKAVHHLFMVVSSLDSMVVGEAQILGQVKDAYQCAFENQATSTIFNRLFRETLSVGKKVRTETGIGENAVSISYAAVQLAKKVFGNLNGHTVLVMGAGEMSELTAQHLMANGVNSVLVTNRTHERAVDLAKKFNGKAIGFDDYHNYLQDADIVISSTGAPHYVIHRDVVAEAMRKRKNKPIFFIDIAVPRDIEPEVGELYNVFLYDIDDLQSVVNTNLAERNKEAVKAKRIIDKELNKFISWVNSLEVVPTISALKREAEEIRASETEKILSKMQDISSKDKNLINTLTSAIVNKLLHKPIVSLKESSNRKDGYIYTESARYLFGLNDDENEEQ
- the ccsA gene encoding cytochrome c biogenesis protein CcsA, with protein sequence MEKVSVVLFWLAALAYAAGFALYASHFISRRQITGTLATAVTVCGGLIQTGSLFFRWLSSKQSLGASAYESLAIVVWFVIIGYLVLERFADLKTLGMFVTSLACIFLIKAWSYYHLPGPRMEVLQGSFISAHFMSMFVASAAFAIAAGAAILYLLQEWHFKRKKSDSILARLPSLQVLDDVGYKSVIVGFLFLTTTLITGAIRAYQIWGTFFDAIVIATFLTWVIYVFYLVLRVAAGWMGKRSAILALVGFLFVISIRFLIVPYMSFLHGFKG
- the hemC gene encoding hydroxymethylbilane synthase, with product MAKKEIVIGTRGSRLALWQANFVAESLKQFTDAEIIIKKIKTQGDKILDSPLAKIGDKGLFVKEIEVALSTGEADLAVHSMKDVPTELPVGLKISSILKREDPRDVLISKGGVCLSDLPKGSKVGTSSLRRKAQLLNFRPDLKIVDVRGNIDTRLQKMESGEFDAIILAAAGIDRMGWADKITERIAMEISLPAVGQGAIGIETRESDDIINKLVEKINHVSTFTAVAAERAMMKKLEGGCQIPIGALGVLEENCINLWGMVASLDGKRLIRDFVSGKSSEAEELGIKLAEQMIKSGAKEILKEIRESG
- a CDS encoding bifunctional precorrin-2 dehydrogenase/sirohydrochlorin ferrochelatase, coding for MTYYPVYLNLKNKKCVVVGGGNVAERKVLALIDCGAKVTVISPKLTKLLERLKSEGKIEHIGREYEKGDLKGAFVVIGATDNSSVNKEIYKEASALNLLVNIVDVPEICNFIVPSLVRRGDLTISISTSGKAPALAKKIRLKLEKEFGPEYEPYLNLLGEIREKIKEKYDLADERNKAWGRILESNILKLIRDGKDELLKEIIKECI